The Papaver somniferum cultivar HN1 chromosome 3, ASM357369v1, whole genome shotgun sequence genome includes a region encoding these proteins:
- the LOC113356079 gene encoding probable calcium-binding protein CML49 translates to MAYATYSSHQQHAYYGAQPYDHEDFSDNYGSQHYSNKLQSYPQVSEHNYYDEECVKPAAKLQQVQFPCNANGYGRTNNNQQQQQHGMMSPFSAGMLPSAFPKGTNPEIVKCFQMVDQDRSGFIDDKELQRALSSVQQSFSLRTIHLLMHLHTNNPKVRQLGPREFIAVYQCLQSWRTTFQRFDTDRSGKIDSSELQRALGALGFRVSPAIMNLLIAKYDKTGYKKKGLEYDSFIECCLTVKGLSDKFKENDVSCTGTVTFTYEEFMTTVLPFLMI, encoded by the exons ATGGCTTATGCAACATACTCTTCGCATCAGCAACATGCTTACTATGGTGCTCAACCATATGATCATGAGGATTTCAGTGACAATTATGGTTCTCAGCACTACAGTAATAAGTTGCAATCTTACCCACAAGTCTCTGAGCACAACTACTACGATGAAGAATGTGTCAAACCTGCTGCTAAATTGCAGCAGGTTCAATTCCCTTGCAATGCTAACGGCTATGGTCGTACTAATAataatcagcagcagcaacagcatggAATGATGAGTCCTTTCTCAGCAGGGATGTTACCATCCGCTTTCCCAAAAGGGACTAATCCTGAAATTGTGAAATGTTTTCAAATGGTTGATCAAGACAGAAGTGGATTcattgatgacaaggagttgcAAAGAGCTTTGTCTTCTGTTCAACAAAGCTTTAGTCTCCGTACTATTCATCTTCTGATGCATCTCCATACTAATAATCCCAAGGTTCGCCAGTTAG GGCCAAGGGAATTCATTGCTGTGTATCAGTGTCTTCAGAGTTGGAGG ACAACTTTTCAACGATTTGATACGGACCGAAGTGGGAAAATTGATTCTTCTGAGTTACAGAGGGCTCTAGGAGCACTTGGTTTCAGGGTTTCTCCAGCCATCATGAATTTGCTTATCGCGAAGTATGATAAAACTGGGTACAAAAAGAAGGGCCTTGAATATGACAGTTTCATAGA GTGCTGCCTTACTGTCAAG GGACTCTctgataagttcaaggaaaatgaTGTTTCGTGTACTGGAACTGTGACTTTCACATACGAGGAATTCATGACGACAGTTTTACCCTTTTTAATGATCTAA